TTCAATCATAATCATTAAAGTTAATTTTGGATTTATCTCTTCAATTAATTTAACAGCTTCTAAAACATCCTCTTTTGAGTCAATTTTAGAGAATAATAAACCATCAATTTCAATCTCTTTTGCTAAAGCTAAATCTTTTTTCAGATCTTCACTTCCAAGATTATTGATTCTTAAAATTCTTTCACTATCTCCAAAACTTGGACCTTGTTCAGTATAAATTTCTTTTAAAGTAGCTCTTCCTAACTCTCTTTGATCTTCTAAGATTGCTTCAAAATCAAAAATAACAGTATCAGCTAAAACAGTCTTTGCTTTTTCTACATTGTGTTTATTGTATGAAGGAACTAATAGCATAGATCTTCTTGCTTTATACTCAACTACTTCTTCACCTTTAGATATAGCTCTTTCTAAATCATGTAAATCTTTTACAAGTTGTTTTCTAAGAACTTTTCCATTTTTTGTTCTTGGATAATCACTCATTGTAAATATTTTTTTAGGAGCTTTATATTTAGCTAAGTTTGCTTGAGAGAATTTTAAAATCTCTTCCTCTTTCTCTTTATTTAAAGGAGAATGACCAACAACTGCAATAGCAACAAGAGTTTTGTCTTTTTCAATATCTAAACCAAAAGCAACACAATCAGCAACATCAGGATGAGTTTTTACAACTCTTTCAATTTCATGTGGACTTACTCTAAATCCAAAAGTATTGATAATATCATCTTTTCTTCCAATAAACCAGATATATCCATCTTTATCTTTTCTTGCATAATCTCCTGTAAAGAAATATCCATCATGTCTTGATTTTAAAGTCTCTTCTTCAAGTTGCCAATACTCTAAAAATAGTCCTGGATCATCTTCTCCAATACAAATCATTCCTTCTTCTTCAACTCCTACTTCTTCTAGTGTTTCAGGGTTTAAAAGTTTTACAATATGTCCTGGTTGTGGGAAACCAGCACTTCCTGGTCTTATTGGATTGAATTTTGAGTGTGAAATGTAGTATGAACACTCACTCATTCCAATAGCTTCAAAAATATCTTGTTTAAATCTCTCTCTCCAAAGTCCTAACATCTCATCACTTAAATGCTCACCAGCACTCATACAATATCTTAGACTTGGGCAATCATCAAGTGTGAAATCTGTTTTTTGAATAATTTGTCTATATATTGTTGGAACTCCAATAAATATAGTACATTCATGTTTTTTGATTAAATCAATCCAAGTTGAAGCATCATTTGAACCTTCATAAGCAATAACTGTATGACCATTATATAATGGATCCATAAGTGCAGAACCTAAAACATAAGTCCAGTTAAATTTTCCAGAGTGCATAATTCTGTCATTCTCTTTAAAATCAAACCAATAATCAGTTGCAGGTTTTCTTCCTACTAGCGATCTATGAGAGTGTAAAACACCTTTTGGATAACCAGTTGTTCCAGAAGTATATACTAAATATGCAGGTTCTCCTGATTTTGAGTTATAGTGATTTGCTTTAGTGTCTGTATCTTTAAAAATTTGATTTAAAGAGTAAACATTTATATCTTTTGGTTTTTTTAAATCTTCAACATTATCAACACCCGCAACAACAATTGTTCTTAAATTATCAAGATTTTCTAAATATGGAACTAAATTTTCATACATAGAAGCAGATAAAACAATGGCTTTTGCTTGAGAATCTTCAGCTAAATATTTAACTTCACTACCACTTAAAAGTGTTGAAGTAGGAACAGCAATCATTCCACCTTTCATTACTCCAAAAAACGATATTGGATAAGCTAAAGAGTTTTTTAGACAAACTAAAACTCTATCTCTTGGTTCAAGTCCAATTCCTCTAAAGAAATTTGCTACTTGATCTGATTTTGTTGATAACTCTTTATAAGTTATTGTATCTGTACCTAATTTATCATCTTCAATAATCATAGCAACATTATTTTCTTTATTAGTTCCTAACCATGATGAAGTACAAGCAACTCCTATATTTAAAAATTCAGGAACTTCTAGTTTAACTGTTTGACTCATTTTAATCTCCTTAGAATATTACAATTGACCATATGGCCAGTTTTCTTTAAATGTATGTAAAGGCATTTTATTTAACACAGAAAGTGCAAATAACTCATCTTCTTTTGATAAACTATTTAAGGCATAAGCTCTTAAAATATTTTGTAAAGATTTTCCAAACATTGGTGGATCTAACATCTCTCCTTCATATCTAATAGCCCCACTTAAAAGTGCATCAGCTTCAATAGCAGCTTTTAAAATAGCTACATCTTTCTCTATTTCTAAAGGAGATGGAGTAAATGCAACTTTACAGATATTTATATGGTTTGGAGTAATAACTTGTTTACCTGTTAATCCCATTGCAGTCTCTCTTAAAGCATGAGCATAAACATGTTTACTAGCTTCATCTCCATGTAAATCTAACCATCTTCTAATATCTTTTTTCTCAACACAGCTATCTGGTAGAGAATGTGGTGTTAAAAGAACTTCAACCCCTCCAATTACCCCTTTACCTTTAATTCTAGCTTCCATTGTAAGAATATTAAAGAAAGTTTCAAGTTCATCAATCCAACCTTTTGGAGTAATTTTATAAGCCATAGCTTTTGAAAAATCGTGAATTCCAAATACGATATGTTTAACTGTTGAATGCTCCATTAATCTATCTGCAATTTGAAGTGATTTTGGATGTTCAATAATTGGTTGAATTGTAAGTTTACTTCCAATAGAGATTAACCAAGAGCTTAAATCTCTAATCTCTGCACTTCCATAAACTTCTCCAGCTTTAGCTAAAACAATCACATCAATATACTGATGAATTTGTTTTAACATTTTTAAATCCTCTTCATACTCTTCTGTTCTAAATGGATTTATTCTTATAGCTATTTGAAAATCTCTTTCAGGGAATTTTGGTAATTCTTGAATTAAAAGTTCTCTACTCATAGCTTTTTGTCTACAACCATCTTCTAAATCAAATAAAACAGTATGAGCTTTTGTTTTATAAGCATGTTTTTGTAGTCTTAGTTTCGCTTGTTCCATTGTTTCATAAGACCCATCTAGTGGATTATATTTAATTGGTGGATAGTATATTTGAATACCTGGCCAATAACCACCAAGAACTGGTGTTAAATCGTCATTTGCTGTTAATTTAGATAAATCTATCGCAGAAGTCATCATATTTAAACCTTTCATATTTTTTTACTTGTTTTATGTACAATGAGTTTATTACACATAAAAACTAACAAAGAATTTATACACAAATTAAAATGAATAAATTTTATATCTTTTAATATAGTAAATAAATTTAAGTTTATTATAATAAATGTCGTACAACTACCAATTTTAGGGAAATAAAACTTAAAAAACATTATAAAGAATGGGATTAACAAGGAAATTGGATAGATAAATTAAGATAAAGTAGGGATGATTTTTATAAAAAAAGAGAGTTTTTTCTCTTTTTTATAAATCTTGTAAAAAATTTAGTGTTTCAAAATAGTCTATTAAAAAAGGTTTTGATACTTTTTCAAAACTATTTATATCCTCATATAAATTTATAAAAAACTCAAAATCTATATTTTTATTTTTTAAAGCTTCAATTGAAAGTAGGGTATCATTTATAGAACCTAATTTTGAAGGAGTTATCAAAAAGCATTTTGTCTTGAACTCTTTTATTAAATTAATCATAAAATACTCTTTTTTTATTGGTACCATAAGTCCACCAGCTCCTTCAATTATTAAAACATCACAAAAATTTTGTAAATACTCTTTCTTCTCTTTTAAAAACTCAATATCTATATATGTGTTTCCTTTTGCAACATAAGGGGAAGCAGGAAGTGTAAATTGATAAGGAACACAATCATTTATAGATACTTTTTCAAAATCTGGATTTAGTTTTTTTGTAAGTTCAAGCATTCTTGTTCCATCTAATGGTGTATTATTTTCTACACCAGTTTCAATAGGTTTAAAATAACCAACTTTTAAATTGGAATTTGAAAAGTAGTTTAAAAATTTTTTACAAGCATAAGTTTTCCCTACATTTGTATTTGTTGCTGTTATAAAGATTGTTTTTCCTATATACTCTTTTGGGTTAATTTTCATAATAATCTCTTTTTGGTTATAATTTGTATCTTTAAAAAAATGATTTTATCATAGTAAAAATAATAAGGGTTTTATGTGAGTAATGAGATAGAAATAGAACTAAATGAAGATTTAGAAGTACAAGAACCAAAAAAGTATAATGTTTTTTTATTGAATGATGATTATTCAACTATGGATTTTGTAATTGATGTATTAATAAAAGTATTTAGAAAAACAATAAGTGAAGCGGAAGCAATAATGTTAAGTGTTCATAATAATGGAAAAGGTCTTTGCGGGGTTTATAGTTTTGAAATTGCAAGTACAAAAGTTGCACAAGTAAAAAGTTTGGCAAGAGAAAAGGGCTTTCCTTTAAAAGCTATAATGGAAGAAGAGTAAAAAATGATTAGTAAAGAGTTAAGACATATTTTTGCACAAGCAATTAGCTATGCAAAAACAAATAAACATGAATATTTAACATTAGAACATATTTTTTTGATGCTTATAAATGATGTAACAATAGAAAATATGTTTATTGATTTAGGAGTTGATACAAAGGTTTTGTTTGAAGATTTAAAAAAATATATTGAAGCAAATACTCCAAGACTTCCAGATGGAATTATAGATGAACCAATAGAGACTTTGGCTCTATCTTCAACTATTGAGTATATGGTTGCACATACTCAAAGTAGTGGAAAAACAAAGGCAAATGTTGAAGATATGTTTGTTGCAATCTTAAAAGATGAGAAAGCTTATGCTACATATTTATTGAAAAAATTGGGAATTCAAAGAGTTGATATATTAGAAGAGATTTCTCATAAACCAGAAGAACAAAATGATGAGCAAAAAGATGATAAAAGTGATAAGGTTTTAGAAGATAATTCAAGTGAGCTTGTAGGAATTGCTAAAAAATCTCAAATAGACCCAGTTATTGGAAGAGATAAAGAGTTAGAAAGAGTTATAGAAATTTTAGGAAGAAGAAAGAAAAATAATCCACTTTTAGTTGGAGAGCCAGGAGTTGGGAAAACAGCAATTACTGAAGGATTAGCTTTAAAAATTGCTAAAAATGAAGTGCCAGATTTTTTACAAGATTCAAAAATATTTTCACTTGATATGGGTTCAATGTTAGCAGGAACTAAATATAGAGGAGATTTTGAGAAAAAATTAAAATCACTTTTAAAAGAGATTTCAAAAATTCCAAAGGCAATCTTATTTATAGATGAAATTCATACTATTGTTGGAGCTGGAAGTGTTGGTGGAAGTGCTATGGATGCTTCAAATATATTAAAACCACTTTTAGCAAATGGAAAGTTAAGATGTATAGGAGCTACAACATTTGCAGAGTATAGAAATGATTTTGCAAAAGATAAGGCACTTAGTCGAAGATTTGCAAAAGTTGATATAAATGAGCCGTCTATTGAAGATTCTATTTTGATTTTAGAGGGGTTAAAGTCAAAATATGAAGAGTATCATAAAGTAAAATACTCTAAGAGTGCTATTATAAGTGCAGTTGAATTGAGTAAAAAATATATTCAAGATAGATTTCTACCAGATTGTGCAATAGATGTTATAGATGAGGTAGGAGCTAGTAAAAAAATAGAGTTATCTAAAACTTTAAAAGTAAAAAATGATACAAACATTACAATTAGTTCAAAAGATGTAGAAGAAACTATCTCTAAAATGGCACATATTCCAGCAAGAAGTGCTACAAAATCTGATTTATCTCTTCTGAAAAATTTAGAAAAAAATATGCAAAAAAGAGTTTTTGGACAAGATAAAGCTATAAATTCAATAGTTCAGGCAATAAAAATAAATAAAGCGGGACTAGGTCTTGATAAAAAACCAATAGGAAGTTTTTTATTTACTGGACCAACAGGAGTTGGAAAAACTGAAGTGGCAAAAGAGTTGTCTTTACAAATGGGAATTCATTTTGAAAGATTTGATATGAGTGAATATATGGAAGCTCATGCTGTTTCAAGACTTATTGGAGCACCTGCTGGATATATTGGATTTGAGCAAGGAGGACTTTTAACTGAAAGTATAAGAAAACATCCTCATACAGTTTTACTGCTTGATGAGATAGAAAAAGCTCATCCAGATTTAATGTCAATTTTACTTCAAGTTATGGATAATGCAGAATTAACAGATAATAGTGGAAATAAAGCAGATTTTCAAAATGTTATTTTAATAATGACTTCAAATTTAGGAGTTACTGAAGCAAATGTTATGGGATTTGCAAAAAATGAAAAATTAAATGAAAATAGGGCTATAAATAAATTTTTTGCTCCAGAGTTTAGAAATAGGCTTGATGCAGTTGTTAGTTTTGATAGTTTAAGTTTAGATATTGTTTCTAAAGTTGCTGGAAAGTTTATTGAAGATTTAGAAAAGCAATTAGAAACTAAAAAAATTAAAATAGAAATAAGTAAAAAAGCAAAAGATGAATTAGCAAGATTGGGATACGATAAAACAATGGGAGCAAGACCTTTAAATAGAGTAATATCAGATAAAATCAAAAATCCATTAACAGATGAGATTTTATTTGGAAAGCTTAAAAAAGGTGGTTTAGTAAAAATAGATTTTAAAGATGAGTTTGTATTTGAATATAGTTTATGAAACACAATTCTTTTACAATCACTTTGATACAATTTTAAATTAAATAAAATATAAAGGGAAAATATGAAAAAGAGTTTAGTTATTACTGCAACTGCACTATTGCTATTTGTTGGCTGTACTGAAGAGAAAAAAGAGCAAACGACATCAAAACAAGAGCTTGTTCAAACTAATGAAAAAAAAGCTGAAGAAGTAAAACAAAAAGAGATTAAGGTAGAAGAACAAAAAAAAGTAGAAACTCCAAAAGATGAAGAAAAAAAGCTAGAAGAAGCAAAAGCTGCTGAAACTAAAAAAGAGGAAGTAACACAAACTATAGCAGTAGTAAATGATAGTGATGGAGAAGCTTTATTTAAAACATGTACATCTTGTCATGGACAAAAAGCTGAAAAAGAAGCTTTAGGAAAATCTCAAGTAATTGCTGGTTGGGATAAAGATAGAGTAATCAAAGCATTAAATGGTTACAAAGATGGAAGTTATGGAGGAGTTATGAAAGGTATTATGAAGCCTCATGTTGAGTCAAAAACTCCTGAACAAATTAGTGCTTTAGCAGATTTTATCTCAAAACTTTAAAATATTTTTAGAACTTGGACTTTCTCAAAGAGAATCTTAAAGCACAAGAGTCCAAGCTCTCTTTTTTCTTTTCTTTATAAAAAACTTATACTTAATACTTAAAATAGAGGATTTATTTTTTAAGTTCCTATTAAATTTTCAATTAATGTAAATAATTTTAAGTGATAAAAGCCCAAAGAATCGAGTATTTTATGTTAAAAGCGACAAATCCGCAAATTTAAGCTAGATTTAATAAGAAACCTCTTGACAAAGTGGAAAAAACCTATTATAATTCCCGTCCAATTTGACCACAGAGGGTTAAAATTACGATCTTTAAAAGGATAAGTAAGTTTGTAAAGAAGAAGTGAAGTAATCTTTGTAAACCGAATATGTTAAACTTGATATTCAAAAAAAATAAAAAAGAACAAGAAGTAAATTCTTGTCTATAAATTTGAGTGATAATTTTGTAACTAACAATAAATTGAGAAATTTAGAGTAATTATAAAATATGTCAGTTTCAAACACTATAAAAAGATAAAAGATATTTAATTTTTATGTATATAAATACATACTTTAAATATAGAATAAAAAATTTATGGAGAGTTTGATCCTGGCTCAGAGTGAACGCTGGCGGCGTGCTTAACACATGCAAGTCGAACGAGAACGGGCTATAGCTTGCTATAGTTGTCAGCTAAGTGGCGCACGGGTGAGTAATGTATAGGTAATGTGCCTCTTACTAAGGGATAACAAATGGAAACGTTTGCTAATACCTTATACTCCTTATTAACATAAGTTAATAAGGGAAAGATTTATCGGTAAGAGATTGGCCTGTATTGTATCAGTTAGTTGGTGGGGTAATGGCCTACCAAGACAATGACACATAACTGGTTTGAGAGGATGATCAGTCACACTGGAACTGAGACACGGTCCAGACTCCTACGGGAGGCAGCAGTGGGGAATATTGCACAATGGACGAAAGTCTGATGCAGCAACGCCGCGTGGAGGATGACACATTTCGGTGCGTAAACTCCTTTTATATAAGAAGATAATGACGGTATTATATGAATAAGCACCGGCTAACTCCGTGCCAGCAGCCGCGGTAATACGGGGGGTGCAAGCGTTACTCGGAATCACTGGGCGTAAAGAGCATGTAGGCGGATTGATAAGTTTGAAGTGAAATCCTATAGCTTAACTATAGAACTGCTTTGAAAACTGTTAATCTAGAATGTGGGAGAGGTAGATGGAATTTCTGGTGTAGGGGTAAAATCCGTAGAGATCAGAAGGAATACCGATTGCGAAGGCGATCTACTGGAACATTATTGACGCTGAGATGCGAAAGCGTGGGGAGCAAACAGGATTAGATACCCTGGTAGTCCACGCCCTAAACGATGTACACTAGTTGTTGTGAGACTAGATCTTGCAGTAATGCAGTTAACACATTAAGTGTACCGCCTGGGGAGTACGGTCGCAAGATTAAAACTCAAAGGAATAGACGGGGACCCGCACAAGCGGTGGAGCATGTGGTTTAATTCGACGATACACGAAGAACCTTACCTGGACTTGACATAGTAAGAATGATTTAGAGATAGATTAGTGTCTGCTTGCAGAAACTTGCATACAGGTGCTGCACGGCTGTCGTCAGCTCGTGTCGTGAGATGTTGGGTTAAGTCCCGCAACGAGCGCAACC
The Aliarcobacter faecis genome window above contains:
- a CDS encoding aldolase/citrate lyase family protein, which gives rise to MSQTVKLEVPEFLNIGVACTSSWLGTNKENNVAMIIEDDKLGTDTITYKELSTKSDQVANFFRGIGLEPRDRVLVCLKNSLAYPISFFGVMKGGMIAVPTSTLLSGSEVKYLAEDSQAKAIVLSASMYENLVPYLENLDNLRTIVVAGVDNVEDLKKPKDINVYSLNQIFKDTDTKANHYNSKSGEPAYLVYTSGTTGYPKGVLHSHRSLVGRKPATDYWFDFKENDRIMHSGKFNWTYVLGSALMDPLYNGHTVIAYEGSNDASTWIDLIKKHECTIFIGVPTIYRQIIQKTDFTLDDCPSLRYCMSAGEHLSDEMLGLWRERFKQDIFEAIGMSECSYYISHSKFNPIRPGSAGFPQPGHIVKLLNPETLEEVGVEEEGMICIGEDDPGLFLEYWQLEEETLKSRHDGYFFTGDYARKDKDGYIWFIGRKDDIINTFGFRVSPHEIERVVKTHPDVADCVAFGLDIEKDKTLVAIAVVGHSPLNKEKEEEILKFSQANLAKYKAPKKIFTMSDYPRTKNGKVLRKQLVKDLHDLERAISKGEEVVEYKARRSMLLVPSYNKHNVEKAKTVLADTVIFDFEAILEDQRELGRATLKEIYTEQGPSFGDSERILRINNLGSEDLKKDLALAKEIEIDGLLFSKIDSKEDVLEAVKLIEEINPKLTLMIMIETPMAVLNIKEICAASPKVEVVVVGSNKLANRLQIDIKRGSKAIVTYLAQIALAAKAYGKTVIDGPHFDVHDEFACEDSTKDAFNLGFDGKSLIHPIQIDYINDIFTPKQSEVEDYEDMIAKYEEASREGKEVILHNNKLVDSSRIKWARKMIKLYETYKSLGQNLFNK
- a CDS encoding HpcH/HpaI aldolase/citrate lyase family protein encodes the protein MKGLNMMTSAIDLSKLTANDDLTPVLGGYWPGIQIYYPPIKYNPLDGSYETMEQAKLRLQKHAYKTKAHTVLFDLEDGCRQKAMSRELLIQELPKFPERDFQIAIRINPFRTEEYEEDLKMLKQIHQYIDVIVLAKAGEVYGSAEIRDLSSWLISIGSKLTIQPIIEHPKSLQIADRLMEHSTVKHIVFGIHDFSKAMAYKITPKGWIDELETFFNILTMEARIKGKGVIGGVEVLLTPHSLPDSCVEKKDIRRWLDLHGDEASKHVYAHALRETAMGLTGKQVITPNHINICKVAFTPSPLEIEKDVAILKAAIEADALLSGAIRYEGEMLDPPMFGKSLQNILRAYALNSLSKEDELFALSVLNKMPLHTFKENWPYGQL
- the bioD gene encoding dethiobiotin synthase yields the protein MKINPKEYIGKTIFITATNTNVGKTYACKKFLNYFSNSNLKVGYFKPIETGVENNTPLDGTRMLELTKKLNPDFEKVSINDCVPYQFTLPASPYVAKGNTYIDIEFLKEKKEYLQNFCDVLIIEGAGGLMVPIKKEYFMINLIKEFKTKCFLITPSKLGSINDTLLSIEALKNKNIDFEFFINLYEDINSFEKVSKPFLIDYFETLNFLQDL
- a CDS encoding ATP-dependent Clp protease adaptor ClpS — its product is MSNEIEIELNEDLEVQEPKKYNVFLLNDDYSTMDFVIDVLIKVFRKTISEAEAIMLSVHNNGKGLCGVYSFEIASTKVAQVKSLAREKGFPLKAIMEEE
- the clpA gene encoding ATP-dependent Clp protease ATP-binding subunit ClpA encodes the protein MISKELRHIFAQAISYAKTNKHEYLTLEHIFLMLINDVTIENMFIDLGVDTKVLFEDLKKYIEANTPRLPDGIIDEPIETLALSSTIEYMVAHTQSSGKTKANVEDMFVAILKDEKAYATYLLKKLGIQRVDILEEISHKPEEQNDEQKDDKSDKVLEDNSSELVGIAKKSQIDPVIGRDKELERVIEILGRRKKNNPLLVGEPGVGKTAITEGLALKIAKNEVPDFLQDSKIFSLDMGSMLAGTKYRGDFEKKLKSLLKEISKIPKAILFIDEIHTIVGAGSVGGSAMDASNILKPLLANGKLRCIGATTFAEYRNDFAKDKALSRRFAKVDINEPSIEDSILILEGLKSKYEEYHKVKYSKSAIISAVELSKKYIQDRFLPDCAIDVIDEVGASKKIELSKTLKVKNDTNITISSKDVEETISKMAHIPARSATKSDLSLLKNLEKNMQKRVFGQDKAINSIVQAIKINKAGLGLDKKPIGSFLFTGPTGVGKTEVAKELSLQMGIHFERFDMSEYMEAHAVSRLIGAPAGYIGFEQGGLLTESIRKHPHTVLLLDEIEKAHPDLMSILLQVMDNAELTDNSGNKADFQNVILIMTSNLGVTEANVMGFAKNEKLNENRAINKFFAPEFRNRLDAVVSFDSLSLDIVSKVAGKFIEDLEKQLETKKIKIEISKKAKDELARLGYDKTMGARPLNRVISDKIKNPLTDEILFGKLKKGGLVKIDFKDEFVFEYSL
- a CDS encoding c-type cytochrome yields the protein MKKSLVITATALLLFVGCTEEKKEQTTSKQELVQTNEKKAEEVKQKEIKVEEQKKVETPKDEEKKLEEAKAAETKKEEVTQTIAVVNDSDGEALFKTCTSCHGQKAEKEALGKSQVIAGWDKDRVIKALNGYKDGSYGGVMKGIMKPHVESKTPEQISALADFISKL